In Eschrichtius robustus isolate mEscRob2 chromosome 2, mEscRob2.pri, whole genome shotgun sequence, a single window of DNA contains:
- the NDUFS6 gene encoding NADH dehydrogenase [ubiquinone] iron-sulfur protein 6, mitochondrial isoform X2: MAAAVTFLRLLGRGGAAARSLPGAARCFGVRTSPTGEKVTHTGQVYDNKDYRKVRFVGRQKEVNENFAIDLIAEQPVSQVESRVISCDGGGGALGHPKVYINLDKETKTGTCGYCGLQFRQPCH; encoded by the exons ATGGCGGCGGCGGTGACCTTCCTCAGGCTGCTGGGCCGGGGAGGCGCGGCGGCGCGGAGCCTGCCTGGGGCCGCCAGGTGCTTCGGGGTGCGGACCTCGCCGACCGGGGAGAAGGTCACGCACACCGGCCAG gtTTATGACAATAAAGACTACAGGAAAGTTCGATTTGTGGGTCGTCAGAAAGAG GTGAATGAGAACTTTGCCATCGACCTGATAGCAGAGCAGCCTGTGAGCCAAGTTGAGAGTCGAGTGATATCGTGTGACGGTGGGGGAGGCGCCCTGGGCCACCCCAAAGTGTACATAAACCTG GACAAAGAAACAAAGACGGGGACGTGTGGCTACTGTGGCCTGCAGTTCCGGCAGCCCTGCCACTAG
- the MRPL36 gene encoding large ribosomal subunit protein bL36m: MATALLRKVVSAVGPLLHLGGRPLSALAQCPPRACPRVGAPPSPAAALLSARPALGLQQPALGFKTKGVLKKRCKGCYLVKRRGRWFVYCKTNPKHKQRQM; encoded by the coding sequence ATGGCCACCGCTCTCCTAAGGAAAGTGGTTTCCGCCGTGGGCCCCCTGCTGCACCTGGGTGGCCGCCCGCTCTCCGCGCTCGCTCAGTGCCCCCCGCGCGCCTGCCCTCGCGTCGGTGCGCCCCCCAGCCCGGCGGCCGCGCTCCTCTCCGCGCGCCCGGCACTCGGCCTGCAGCAGCCGGCCCTGGGCTTCAAGACCAAGGGCGTCCTCAAGAAGCGCTGCAAGGGCTGCTACTTGGTCAAGAGGCGCGGGCGGTGGTTCGTCTACTGCAAGACCAACCCGAAGCACAAGCAGAGACAGATGTAG
- the NDUFS6 gene encoding NADH dehydrogenase [ubiquinone] iron-sulfur protein 6, mitochondrial isoform X1 translates to MAAAVTFLRLLGRGGAAARSLPGAARCFGVRTSPTGEKVTHTGQVYDNKDYRKVRFVGRQKEVSERSSKREVNENFAIDLIAEQPVSQVESRVISCDGGGGALGHPKVYINLDKETKTGTCGYCGLQFRQPCH, encoded by the exons ATGGCGGCGGCGGTGACCTTCCTCAGGCTGCTGGGCCGGGGAGGCGCGGCGGCGCGGAGCCTGCCTGGGGCCGCCAGGTGCTTCGGGGTGCGGACCTCGCCGACCGGGGAGAAGGTCACGCACACCGGCCAG gtTTATGACAATAAAGACTACAGGAAAGTTCGATTTGTGGGTCGTCAGAAAGAGGTGAGCGAAAGATCTAGTAAAAGAGAG GTGAATGAGAACTTTGCCATCGACCTGATAGCAGAGCAGCCTGTGAGCCAAGTTGAGAGTCGAGTGATATCGTGTGACGGTGGGGGAGGCGCCCTGGGCCACCCCAAAGTGTACATAAACCTG GACAAAGAAACAAAGACGGGGACGTGTGGCTACTGTGGCCTGCAGTTCCGGCAGCCCTGCCACTAG